The Aeromonas jandaei genomic interval CGCCCTGTTGATGCGCGCGAAATTCTCTTCCCGACCGAGTGCCCGGTGTGTGGCTCGGCAGTGGAGCGGCTGGAAGGAGAGGCGGTTGCCCGCTGCTCCGGCGGCCTGTTCTGCGAGGCGCAGCGCAAGGAGGCGATCAAGCACTTCGCCGCCCGTCGCGCCATGGATGTGGACGGCCTTGGCGACAAGATTGTCGAACAGCTGGTAGACAAGGGGCTGGTGAAGACTCCCGCCGATCTGTTCAGCCTCAATGCCATCCAGCTGGCAGGTCTTGAGCGGATGGGGCAAAAATCGGCCCTCAATCTGGTAGCCGCCATCGATGCGGCGCGCAGCACCACCCTGCCGCGCTTCCTGTTTGCTCTGGGGATCCGCGAAGTGGGGGAGGCGACAGCGCTCAATCTTGCCAACCACTTCCTCACCCTGGATGCCCTGCGCGCGGCTTCGGTGGAGCAGCTGCTCGAAGTAGCCGACGTGGGCGATGTGGTAGCCAAGCATGTCTACTACTTCTTGCGTCAGCCCCATAACGTGGAGGTGCTGGAAGCCTTGCTGGCTGCCGGCATCAACTGGCCAGCCATCGAGAAGAAAGAGGCCGCGGAGCAACCCTTTGCCGGCAAAACCTTCGTGCTGACCGGCACCCTGACCACCTTGTCGCGCAACGATGCCAAGGCGGCACTGCAGGCGCTGGGCGCCAAGGTAGCTGGCTCTGTGTCTGCCAAGACCGATGTGCTGGTCGCGGGGGAGGCGGCTGGTTCCAAGCTCGCCAAGGCGCAGGAGCTGGGTATCACCGTCTGGAGCGAAGAGGAGCTGCAACAGGCGTTGCAGGGCTGAGTGGCCCGCAGGCTGAGATGAAAAGAGAACCCGGCATGGCCGGGTTCTCTTTTATTGGGTGTTATTCACGCCAGAGGATCTTGTTGCGCCACTTCTCCGGTACTGTGAGGTGCCAGCGGGCGACTTCGCTCTTGCTGAAGACATACTCGCCACGCAGGGCCGCCCGGGGGGAGAGGGTTTTGGGCAGCGCACCCGCAAGTATGTTGTTGATGAGTGCCGCCGCCTGCAGCCCCTGATCCTTGCCATCGAGCACCAGGCCACCGATGGCCATCCCCTTGCCAACGGTGAACTCCCAGAAGCAGAAAACCGGCACCGGACTGTGCCGGCTGGCTCACTCCAGAACCGTTTTCTCATTCACATGCTTGCCATTTTCATCCAGCAGTGTGTGGTAGAGACCGAGGAAGATGGCGCCATAGCCGTTTTTCTTGCTGTTGAGCACCGCCTCCTGCCAGAGGTCATACTCGCCGAGCAGCTGGCTGTAGACCCGGGTTTGGCCGACGCGCAGCTCGGTCTGGGTTTTGAACTCATCCTCAATGGCGGTGAGGGCCACATTGCTGGAATCAAACAGTACCAGTGCTTTGTTGAGACCGCCCATCATCTGGCTCATCTCGCTGATATTGCGTTTGAGCAGCGGGCGTTCCAGCACGCCGGTGATCTTGGGATGGCCAACAAAGCCCTTGAGCCGGGGATTTTCGTTCATGCCGAGAAAGACGACGGGGGTACCGAGGGACGAGATCTCGCTGGCGAGATAGTTGATGGCGTTGTCATCGCCGAGCACCACAATATCCGGTTTGCTCTTGAGGTAGAAAGCGATTGCCTGTTGGGCGATCCCGTCGAACTCTTCCCGTGGTCGACGCTTGGTATCCATGTAGAAGTGGCTGATCTGGTGTTTCTCCTTGAGACCATCCACCAGCCCCTGGTTGTAACTGATGTCCCACAGATAGTCGGGGTGGTAGCTGCTGATCACCAGTATGTGGGCTGCCCATACAGGCAGGGAGAGGGTAGTCAGCAGTAGCAGCAAGAGGGATTTACGCATGGGGTGTCCTGTGTCGAACCGTCGTCTCTACCCGCTCAGTATGAGTGGTTTTGCTTGGCACTGTCACGCCGCCATCCAGAGTGTTTATTGCGAATTTTTTTCTGCTTGGGCAGATCGGACGCCAGCCCGCACCACCGTTGAGAATGGCCTTGTTTGAGGCTTTTATTGGTTGGTCGTGAACTGTCCCACTCGCTGTAAAACCTGTTTTGGATCAATAAATGGCTAACTGCTTTGGTGCCTAATAGACACCACATATAGGGCTGCATTCATTTTTAATACCTATATGTTGTGTTATTAAGCTGTGTATAAGCTGTTCCCTTCCTCTCTTCAGCCCAGGCTTGTCAAGCCTCGGCTGAATTTGTTTGCGTTCAGGACGAGACGTTGGAGGGGAACCAACAAGGGTAAGCCCAGAGCAGATTGCCTGGCCTTTTAACGGGGAAAATTCATGAAACCGGTTGTGATCAAACGTGACGGCTGTCGCGCACCATTCAATGCCCAGTTGATTAGCGAGGCGGTCAGTCGTGCTGCGGAAGCGGTCAATCAGGCCAATCCGGCACTGGCACAGCGTATCTCAAGCGCGGTGAGTCAGGAGCTGGAGGGGCGTGGTGAGGTTGATATCCACGAGATCCAGCGTCTGGTTGAAAACCACCTGATGGCCTCCGATGACAAGGTCATTGCCCGCGCCTATATCGAATATCGTCACGATCGGGATCAGGCCCGCGAGGCGCGCGGTCGTCTGGCGCAGGAGATCCGCGGTCTGGTAGAGCAGACCAACGCGGCCCTGCTCAACGAGAACGCCAACAAAGATTCCAAGGTGATCCCGACCCAGCGCGACCTGCTGGCCGGTATCGTCGCCAAGCACTATGCCACCAGCCACATGCTGCCCCGTGATGTGGTTCAGGCCCACGAGAGCGGCGATCTGCACTTCCACGATCTCGACTACTCCCCCTTCTTCCCGATGTTCAACTGCATGTTGATCGATCTGCAGGGGATGCTGACTCACGGCTTCAAGATGGGCAATGCGGAGATCGATACCCCGAAATCGATCAGCACCGCCACCGCGGTCACAGCCCAGATCATTGCCCAAGTGGCGAGCCACATCTATGGCGGCACCACCATCAACCGCATCGATGAAGTGCTGGCCCCCTATGTGACCATCAGCTGGCAGAAGCACCGTGAAGTGGCCGAAGAGTGGGGCATTGCCGATGTGGAAGCCTACGCCATGGCCCGCACCGAGAAGGAGTGCTACGACGCCTTCCAGTCGCTGGAGTACGAAGTCAACACCCTGCACACCGCCAACGGCCAGACCCCGTTCGTTACCTTCGGCTTTGGCCTGGGGGACAGCTGGCAGTCGCGGATGATCCAGCGTGCCATCCTCAGCAACCGTATCGCCGGCCTTGGCAAGAACAAGAAGACCGCCGTGTTCCCGAAACTGGTGTTCGCCATCAGGGATGGTCTCAACCACAAGCAGGGCGATCCCAACTACGACATCAAGCGGCTGGCGCTGGAGTGTGCCTCCAAGCGGATGTACCCGGATATCCTCAACTACGACCAGGTGGTGAAGGTGACCGGCTCCTTCAAGACCCCCATGGGCTGCCGCTCCTTTCTCGGTGCCTACGAGGAGAATGGCGAGCTGATCCACGAAGGTCGCAACAACCTCGGCGTGGTGAGCCTCAACCTGCCGCGCATTGCCCTGAAATCCCGCGATGAAGCGGATTTCTGGGACAAGCTGGACGCCGCCCTGCGGGTCGCCAAGAAGGCGCTGATGTATCGCATCGAACGTCTCGACGGGGTCAAGGCTCGGGTCGCCCCCATCCTCTATATGGAAGGGGCTTGCGGTGTACGCCTCAAGGCCGACGACAACGTCAGCGAGATCTTCAAGAACGGTCGCGCCTCCATCTCTCTTGGCTATATCGGGGTACACGAGACCATCAATGCTCTGTTCGGTGACTCGGTGCACCTGTTCGACAGCGCCGAGTTGCAGCAGAAGGCCATCGCCATCATCGAGCGCCTCAAGGCCGCGACCGATGAGTGGAAGGAGGAGACCGGCTACGGCTTCAGCCTTTACTCCACCCCGAGCGAGAACCTCTGCTCCCGCTTCTGCCGCATCGATGCCAAAGAGTTTGGCGTGGTGCCGGGTGTGACCGACAAGGGCTACTACACCAACAGTTTCCACCTCGATGTGGAGAAGCAGGTCAACCCGTACGACAAGCTGGACTTCGAGGCGCCCTATCCGCCCATCGCCAGCGGCGGTTTCATCTGCTACGGCGAGTACCCCAATATCCAGCACAATCTGGAAGCGCTCGAAAACGTCTGGGATTACAGCTATGACAAGGTGCCCTACTACGGTACCAACACCCCCATCGACGAGTGCTACGACTGCGGCTTTACCGGCGAGTTCGAGTGCACCTCCAAGGGCTTTACCTGCCCGCGCTGCGGCAACCACGATCCCGCCAAGGTGTCGGTGACCCGCCGTGTCTGCGGCTACCTCGGCAGCCCGGATGCGCGCCCTTTCAATGCGGGCAAGCAGGAAGAGGTGAAGCGCCGCGTCAAACATATGTAAGCCGAGCCCTCACCCTAGCCCTCTCCCAAGGGGAGAGGGCACCGGCCGATGTACTGTTTGCGCTGTTTTGCTCCCTTCTCCCCTCGCGGGAGAAGGGGCGGGGATGAGGGGGCCGTAATAGAGAGAGATGATGCACTACCACCAATACTATCCGGTCGATGTGATCAACGGCCCCGGCACCCGTGCCACCCTGTTTGTCTCGGGCTGTGAACATCAGTGCCCCGGCTGCTACAACCAGAGCACCTGGCGCCTTGACGGCGGCAAGCCGTTCGATCAGGCGATGAGCGATCGCGTCATTGCGGATCTCAACGACAGCCGCATCAAACGGCGCGGGCTCTCGCTCTCCGGCGGCGATCCGCTCCACCCGGCCAACGTTCCTCATGTGCTGGCGCTGGTGAAACGGGTGCGTGCCGAGTGTCCCGGCAAGGATATCTGGTGCTGGACCGGTTACCTGCTGGGCGAGCTCACCGTACCTCAACGGGAGCTGGTGGCTCTGCTTGATGTGCTGGTGGATGGCAAGTTCGAGAAGGTGCTGGCGGATCCCGGTTTGCTCTGGCGTGGCAGCAGCAACCAGCAGATCCACGATCTCAACGCCTGGCGTGAGGGCGGGGAGCGCATCCCCTGTCTGTTTGCCTCCTGAGTCCGGCATTCTGCCGGGTTAACTTTCGCCAACTTGATGTTTTCAGGGCCAATCTTCACAGATTGGCCCTTTGTTTATGTCCAGCTCGGGTCTTTTTCGCTAGGATGGGTCACTGACCAGTGGACGGCCAGTCTGCTGACCAAGAGCAGAACAAGAAACAACCAGCATAAGAGACGAAAAGGAGCTTGGCATGGGATGGAAAGCATTGTGGTTGGGGTGTGCCGTGTTGCTGCTGGCAGGATGCAGTTCCCGGCAGGAGGTCGCCGCTAACCGTACACCGATCGCGATTCCCCTCGAGCAGCTCTCCAGTTACTGGATCCAGGAAAACCGCCTTTCATTCTTTGGTGATGACGTGCCTGTTGTTGTGCCTGCCAAACCGGTCAGGGGATATGTGGATGTACGCTACCAGATCGATGCCGATGGCAATCCGATAAAACCAGAGATCGTCGCCGCCGAGCCGCCCGGAGAGCTGGAGCAGAGCGCTTTGGCAACCCTCTCGCGGCTGCGCTACAGTCCGGCGGACAGCAATCCGGATGCCATTCCCGTGGTGGTGACCAACCGCTTTGAAATAGAGCTCAACTGATCCCCGAACAACCAAAAGAGAGACCCCGGTCTGGCCGGGGTCTCTTCTATTACTGCTGTTTGCAGTTGTTGTAGACGATCTGCCAATCATCGTCCTGACCGCGCATCTCGACAAACCCTTCATCCCCTTTGTTCCACCAGACGGCTTCACGTTCATCCGTATAGCGGGCGCCAGAGGCCGAGATGGCCTGCGGCAGGGTGTAATCCTTGCCGTCCGGTAGAGACAACTTGATAAAGCTGAGGCTCTCGTCGGAGAGGGAGAAGTAGCGCACCTGCACCTTCTTGCCCTGCTCGCACTGATAGCTGACGGGGTTACCGCCGGTAACTGTGAGGGTATTGCCCTGATTGCAGCCGGCAAGCAGCGAGAGAGCCAGTGCCCCCGCGCTCATCATATGGACCTTGTTCATGGTTACAGCTCCCCTGATGTTATACGGTGGTGTCATACGGGCGTGAGCCTAACAGCTCAACGCTCTGCTGTAATCACTTTGTGCGAGGGTTGCGTCGATTGATGTCTGACTGGGGCAGAATGTGGCCGGAGCGCCTTTCAGCGTGCCCCGAGCCGGGTTTCAAACTGCTGCATTAGCGCATCGTAGGTGCCGTTCATTTTGGTCTTCTGCAGCCCCTTCTCGAACCGTCTGGCCATCTCTTCCCCTTGAGGGTGTTGGCGAGAGAAGGCGACCCAGAAGCCATCGGTAGAGAGCTTACCGACCTTGACCACCTGCCCCGTCAGCGCTTTCTCCCGGATCTTGAGATAGCCCGGCATACCGTTCATCAGGATGTAGTCGACTCGGCCCCGTGCCAGCATATCGAGGATCTGGGCGTCGGATTTGGCCTGAAAACGGGCGATCTGCGGATCTGCCATAAAGTTGGTGGGGTAGGTGTAACCAAGGGTGATGCCGACCCGTTTGCCCTTGAGAGAGGCGAGGTCGAGGTCCCGGCGTGGCTCGCTGGCAAGGGCAAAGATGGCGAGATCCTCGCTGAACATGGGAGTCTTGTGCCAAAAGTACTGGTCGCGATTCTCATCCGTGATGGTGGCATCGAAGCAGCCTGCCAGCTGGTCGCTCTTGGCATCGTGCATGCAGCGGGCAAAGGGGAGGGTTCGAAAGGCGACCTCGATACCTTCGGCGGCGAATACCGCCCGAACCAGCTCGGGTGCCAGCCCTTGCGGTTGACCCGTCTCCCTGTTCAGCACGCTGTAGGGGGCCCAGTCATCTTCGGCGCCAATCAGCAATGGTGCTGCGCCGGTCTGGCTTGCCGCCAGCCAGAGCACCCCTGCCAACCATTTTCCCCACCCTGCGACCATAGCGCGGCTCCTCACCCATGCATTGCAGCTCTACAAGCATAGCTAGCCTCCTTGCTCCGCCCGGTCAAGGTGGTTAGTGGCGTTCGAGTACGCCAACCGTCAGCAGCCGAAGCGGGTTGCCTCAAAGCGGTTGAGTAGCTGGTGCACCAGATAGCAGATCAGCAGGGTGGCCACGATGGCAAAGAGGATGCTGCTGACCCGGTAGAGTGCACTGAATACCAGATCGTTTCCCGGCGTCAGATATTGACCGAACAGGATGCCGAGGGTGGTCAGGGCGCCAAAACCGACGCCGGAACCGCTCGCCTCCTTCACATGGGCATGGCTGAATAGCATGGCGCCGAGCCAGAGCAGCGGAGCCACCAGCAGCAGTTGACCCGACCAGTCATAGAGCAGCAGCTGGCCAAGCAGACCGAAGGTGACCCCGAGCAAGGTGCCCATGGCCCGTTTGCGGGCGTAGTTCAGCGCCCCGTTCCAGTGCATGGGAAAGAGCACCAGCAGGGTGGTGGCTTGCGCCGACATGGAGTCACGCAGATCAAACACCTGAAACACCAGAAACGAGAGGGTGGCGACCGTTGCTCCCAGCAGAGCCTCATGGCGCATCCGGTGCGGAGCCTTGGGGGTTGGGGCTGGTTTGGGGCGCGCCTCCACATCCGGTATCAGGGCCGTCATCAGGTAGGCGATAAGCACCGACAGCACGCTGGCCCAGAGGTTATTGAAGATGAGGTCGTTGAGGTCGGTCTGCGGATAGCTGGCAAAGTGGAGCATGATACTGAGGCTCAGCACACCGTTGGCACCAAACAGGAACAGGCTGCCCCGCGACATGGCGGCAAAGCGGTAGAGAAACAGCAGAAAGGCGATGGGGGTCATCAGCCCGGGGTGGCTGCCGAACAGCCCCCCCAACAGACCCACCTCCACTCCGCAGATGGCTGCCGCAGCGATCAGCTGGCGCGCGGCATGACCATTCATCACCGGCACCATGCCAAGCAGCAGCACGGGGGTCACTGTGTAGAAGACCCCGTAATTCCAGCCACACAGCTTGCAGAGCAGAAAGCCGGTGGTGCAGCCAAAGGCGATACGCAGGCACTGGCGCAACTCGTTGCCGGTCAGGGGCCGATGCCACAGATGGGTTGTGGCTGGACTGGGTGACGCAGCTTGATTAGTAGACATAGTGCAGCAGGCTGAGCAGATGGATCTGGGCACGAGCCAGCATGGCGGTCAGCGGGTTGTCCGGCAGCAGTTGTACCGTGGCCCGGGCACCGGCGGGGAGGTGGGACGGGAGATCATCCAGCTCCAGATGCAGGCGCATCCGCTGGGCATCCCGTACCCAGCGATCCGATTCGACCGGAGCGGCCAGCCGGCCGTTGGCATCAAACTGACCGGCGCTCACACCCGCATCAAGACTGCTGACGCGGGCGGGATAGAGCTGGCCCGGTTCACCATCGAAGGCGACCAGCGCCCTGGTCTGGTCACCAACGTGGCGCAGGCTCTTTTCACGAAAATCGGCAATGACATCCACTTGTTCCGACACCAGCGCCAGCAGCGGATTGCCTGCACTGGCGATGCTGCCCGGCTTGAGTTGCAGGTTGGTGATGGTGCCATCCTGATCCGCATGCACCTGGCTGTAAGCCAGTGCCAGCTCGGCCTGAGCCAGTTTGTTGCGGGCCTGGCGCAGCAGCAGGTTGTCATCCCCGGTCAAGCCACGGCTGGCCTCAAGCTGAGTCAGCTTCGCCTTGCTGGCACGCAGACTGGCCTGGGCACTGCGCAGGGCGCTATCCGCCTCATCTTTTTGCTGCAGCGAGACCATGCGACTCTGGAACAGAGCATTAATCCGCTCAGCTTCACGCCACTTCTGGCTGGCCAGCGTCTCCTTGGCATAGAGCTCGGCATTGGCGGCACTGAGGGCCGCATCCAGCTCGCTGTTCTGCTGCTCTGCTTGCGCCAGGGCAAGACGGGCCTGTTCGACCGCCAGCTCGAAGGGAACCGGGTCCAGCCTGAAGAGCAGGTCGCCTTTTTTGACCTGCTGGTTGTTGTGTACCGCTACTTCGACCACCTTGCCGCTAACTTGCGGGGCCAGCTTGGTGACAACCCGGGTGGCCATGGCCTGCGGGGTGAGGGGCATCAGCAGGTCTGCCATCAGAAAGTAGGCAAAGAGGGCGGTAAAGCCGGCCATGGACCATTTGATCCAGCGGCTGAATTGTTGATCCGGGGTCATCTTATTCCTCTGTGGGTTGTGCATCGGGCGGGGTGCTCTGCCCACCGTTCTCGTTGTGTGTTTCAATCTTGCTCAGGGCATTGGCCGAGATACGCTGCACCGTCGCCTCAAACAGACTCAGGGTCTCTTCGTCGATACCGGCCAGCAGCTCTCTGCGAATATTCATGATGCGGTTGGCTATCTGGTCGAGCAGGGTCTGGCCGGAGGGGGTGACCGAGACGATGCGGGCCCGTTTGTCCTGACTGCAGCAGTGGCGTTCGATCAGCCCCTGCTCTTCCAGCTGGCCGAGGGTGCGCATCAGGGAGGGAAGCTCGATTTCGAGGGCATCGGCCAGGGTCTTCTGGCTGACATGGTTGCCCATGCGGGAGAGCTTCCAGAGCGCCGTCCAGCGCGGGTGGGTCAGGCCAAGGGGGGCCAGCTCCAGATCAGCGGCGGTACGCCACAACCGGTGCATGCGTGCTATTTGCTCGGCGAGCGACAGTTCGCGCAACCTCTCCAGATCCGTCATCCCTTGTTCCTCACTCACATAAATTTGTTAGCCTGCTAACTATTATCATTTGTTTAGCAGGCTAAGTAAATAGTGTGATGCAGATCTCTTTATCAGCAGATAGCAGCAAATCGTGAACGGGTGGGGCTTGATTGGAACTTGTTGACTGTGGCGTGACCTGCTCCGGGGAAAAAGGGGAAGAGCGGAAATATGTGACGAAATGCCGTAATAATTTCGAGGCTATTTTCAGAAAATATCTGTATCGCTCGCGCAGCTTATTTTTTATCCGCTAATATTGATGAGGTTATAAAACAGGGAGAGACGGGTTGTGGATGGCTATGACAGTGGATGTGTATATCTGGCAATAGAAGCTCTGCTGAGTGATGGAGAATATGGTGCAGAGTCCCATTATGGTGTGAGTCGGGAGGGGCCCAATAAGGGCGCCAGCAAGCATGCCGATATCTGCCATGATTTTGACCCTGCCAATATTCCATTGCTGCTGATGGAATAGATCTGACCACGTGTAGTCCTTGTGAGTTCAAGCCGGTGCCGATGTATGCACTGGCTTGGCTCATCGCTCTATATCGATATTCCCCTTTCCTGACGTTGGCCAAGCCGCCAGTTTTTTGCGATGCCTTGCTCTTGCTGTGTCTCTGCTGCCATAGCCACGGATGGCTGCGGCGCGGCTGGTCGACAGGCACCGACCCCGACCATATGTTTCGCTGCCAGCGTAGATTATTTGCCCGCAGGGTTTGTCATCCGGTTCTGCTATTTTCACCGACTCCTCTGCTTATCCCGCTCCACAAGTCGGGATTGGCTGGAAAATAATTGTCCGGTTTGTTCGCTTGAGCTTCATATAACGCCCGCTTGCCATACCGGATGTATGACATTTGTTCGAGGCGTGACGTTTAAGTTTTTAATGTTTTTATATGGCTTTGCAGTCTGGCTAACCGACAGGGGCGAGGGGGATCAATAAAGTAGCGGCCACAATCACACGCAGAGTCCATAACAATGAAAAACCTCTCTACCCTACCAACCACACAAGAAAAGGCCGCTTTTATGGGTGGCCACCAAATTGCCGGTATGCCGCTCTTTATATTTCTCGGGCTGGCGACCTGCGTTCTCTTTTCCGGCTGGAACGGCTCGCTGCCGCTCGGCATGGTCGGTGCGCTGGCGCTGATGTTTGTGCTGGGCACCCTGCTGACCGAGCTGGGCGAGCGGATCATGCCGATCCGCGAATATCTGGGTGGCGGCACCATCCTTGCCATCTTCGGCGGTGCCGCCCTGTTTGAATATCAGTTGCTGCCGGTGCAGGCGGGACAGGTCATCACCAACTTCATGAAGGAGGGGGGCTTTCTCAACTTCTTCATCGCCAGTCTGGTGACCGGTTCGGTGTTTGGCATGAGCGGCGCTTTGCTGAAAAATGCCGCCATGCGCTACCTGCCGGTCATTCTTGGTGGCGTCGCACTGGCGCTGCTGAGCGTGGGGCTGGTCGGCTTCCTGATGGGATATGGCTTCAAGAATGCGGTGCTGCTGATCGGCCTGCCCATCATGGGCGGTGGCATGGGCGCTGGCGCGGTGCCTCTGGTGGAGATCCTCTCCGGCCCGATGCAGATGTCCAGTGCGGATCTCTTGTCACGCATGGTACCGGCGGTCGTGATCGCCAATACCCTGGCCATTCTGGTGGGCTCCCTGCTGGCGCGCCTTGGTCGCCGTTACCCTTCTCTGACCGGCAACGGCAAGCTGATGGTCAAAGAGAATAGTCAGAGCATTGCTGACGAGCAGGCCGAAGCGCCGACCCTGCAGAGTCTGGGCATGGGCCTTTTCATCAGCTCCAGCATGTTTGTGCTGGGCTCCCTGCTTGGCAACTTTATCCCCATGCACCCCTTCGCCCTGATGATTTTGGCAGTCGCCTTTATCAAGGTGAGTGGCCTGCTGCCGCGCCGCTATGAGCAGGCGGCAGCCGACTGGTATCAGTTTGTGGTGAGCAACCTCACCCCCTCCCTGCTGGTGGGGATCGGCGTCGCCTATACCAGTATTCCCGAGCTCATCAGCGCCTTTTCCATCAGCTACTTCGTACTGGTCATGGTCACCGTGATTGGCGGCGCCCTCGGTGCGGCGTTGGTCGGCAAGCTGATCGGCTTCTATCCCATCGAGGCGGCCATCACCGGCGGGCTCTGCATGGCCAACATGGGGGGCACCGGCGATGTGGCCGTGCTCTCGGCGGCCCAGCGAATGAAGCTGATGCCCTTTGCCCAGATCTCCTCACGTCTCGGCGGTGCCGTGATGCTGATTTTGGCGACCGCTCTTATCTCCCTGCTTGCCTGATATCGGATTGAGGAACAAACAAGATGAACGACATCATGATGGGCACCAGCCTGCCCTATGCAGAACGCAAGCGTCAGGGTGTACGTGGCCGCATGCCGCACAAGGAGGAGTCTCTCTCCCAGCAGCGGCGCCGGATCTACCGATTGGTCAGCGCCATGCAGAGTCCGTTTGACCAGCATCTGCTGCTGCGCCAGCTGCAGGAGGACAACCCGGTGCTCTTCTACGATCTGGTGCGCCACCACCTGCCGGAGCTGCTGCCGATCATCTACACCCCGGTGGTGGGGGAGGCGTGCCAGCGCCACAGCGATCTCTATCTGCGCAGCCACGGGCTCTACCTCTCCTGGCACGACAGGGACGATCTTGACGACATCCTCGAGTCGGTGGAGCAGGAGGTGGATGTGATCGTCATCTCCGACGGCGAGCGGGTGCTTGGGCTCGGCGATCTCGGTATCGGCGGCATGGGGATCTGCATCGGCAAGCTGGCGCTCTACTCCGCCGCGGGTGGCATCAACCCGGCACGTACTCTGCCGCTCTGCGTCGATGTGGGCACCAACAATCCCGAGCTGCTGGAGGATGACTCCTACCTCGGCTGGCAATCCCCGCGCATCGACGGCGAGAGCTACTACCACTTCATGGACAAGGTGGTAGCCGCCATTCGCAAGCGCTGGCCGCAGGTGGTGCTGCAGTTTGAGGATTTCGCCGGCAAGCACGCCGCCAACCTGCTGGCCCGCTATCGCGACGAGCTCTGCATGTTCAACGACGACATTCAGGGGACGGCGGCAGTGGCCTCCGCCTGCGTGCTGGCCGGGTTGCAACAGGCGGGCACGGCCCTGTGCGATGCCCCGGTGCTGATCGTCGGGGCGGGCTCGGCCGGTTGCGGCATTGCCGCCATGCTGGCCCAGCTGGCGGGGAGTCACGACGGCGT includes:
- the slyA gene encoding transcriptional regulator SlyA, whose translation is MTDLERLRELSLAEQIARMHRLWRTAADLELAPLGLTHPRWTALWKLSRMGNHVSQKTLADALEIELPSLMRTLGQLEEQGLIERHCCSQDKRARIVSVTPSGQTLLDQIANRIMNIRRELLAGIDEETLSLFEATVQRISANALSKIETHNENGGQSTPPDAQPTEE
- a CDS encoding DUF2955 domain-containing protein, which gives rise to MSTNQAASPSPATTHLWHRPLTGNELRQCLRIAFGCTTGFLLCKLCGWNYGVFYTVTPVLLLGMVPVMNGHAARQLIAAAAICGVEVGLLGGLFGSHPGLMTPIAFLLFLYRFAAMSRGSLFLFGANGVLSLSIMLHFASYPQTDLNDLIFNNLWASVLSVLIAYLMTALIPDVEARPKPAPTPKAPHRMRHEALLGATVATLSFLVFQVFDLRDSMSAQATTLLVLFPMHWNGALNYARKRAMGTLLGVTFGLLGQLLLYDWSGQLLLVAPLLWLGAMLFSHAHVKEASGSGVGFGALTTLGILFGQYLTPGNDLVFSALYRVSSILFAIVATLLICYLVHQLLNRFEATRFGC
- a CDS encoding substrate-binding periplasmic protein — protein: MVAGWGKWLAGVLWLAASQTGAAPLLIGAEDDWAPYSVLNRETGQPQGLAPELVRAVFAAEGIEVAFRTLPFARCMHDAKSDQLAGCFDATITDENRDQYFWHKTPMFSEDLAIFALASEPRRDLDLASLKGKRVGITLGYTYPTNFMADPQIARFQAKSDAQILDMLARGRVDYILMNGMPGYLKIREKALTGQVVKVGKLSTDGFWVAFSRQHPQGEEMARRFEKGLQKTKMNGTYDALMQQFETRLGAR
- a CDS encoding MliC family protein; this translates as MNKVHMMSAGALALSLLAGCNQGNTLTVTGGNPVSYQCEQGKKVQVRYFSLSDESLSFIKLSLPDGKDYTLPQAISASGARYTDEREAVWWNKGDEGFVEMRGQDDDWQIVYNNCKQQ
- a CDS encoding HlyD family secretion protein, with amino-acid sequence MTPDQQFSRWIKWSMAGFTALFAYFLMADLLMPLTPQAMATRVVTKLAPQVSGKVVEVAVHNNQQVKKGDLLFRLDPVPFELAVEQARLALAQAEQQNSELDAALSAANAELYAKETLASQKWREAERINALFQSRMVSLQQKDEADSALRSAQASLRASKAKLTQLEASRGLTGDDNLLLRQARNKLAQAELALAYSQVHADQDGTITNLQLKPGSIASAGNPLLALVSEQVDVIADFREKSLRHVGDQTRALVAFDGEPGQLYPARVSSLDAGVSAGQFDANGRLAAPVESDRWVRDAQRMRLHLELDDLPSHLPAGARATVQLLPDNPLTAMLARAQIHLLSLLHYVY
- a CDS encoding energy transducer TonB, with product MGWKALWLGCAVLLLAGCSSRQEVAANRTPIAIPLEQLSSYWIQENRLSFFGDDVPVVVPAKPVRGYVDVRYQIDADGNPIKPEIVAAEPPGELEQSALATLSRLRYSPADSNPDAIPVVVTNRFEIELN
- the nrdG gene encoding anaerobic ribonucleoside-triphosphate reductase-activating protein, coding for MHYHQYYPVDVINGPGTRATLFVSGCEHQCPGCYNQSTWRLDGGKPFDQAMSDRVIADLNDSRIKRRGLSLSGGDPLHPANVPHVLALVKRVRAECPGKDIWCWTGYLLGELTVPQRELVALLDVLVDGKFEKVLADPGLLWRGSSNQQIHDLNAWREGGERIPCLFAS
- the nrdD gene encoding anaerobic ribonucleoside-triphosphate reductase codes for the protein MKPVVIKRDGCRAPFNAQLISEAVSRAAEAVNQANPALAQRISSAVSQELEGRGEVDIHEIQRLVENHLMASDDKVIARAYIEYRHDRDQAREARGRLAQEIRGLVEQTNAALLNENANKDSKVIPTQRDLLAGIVAKHYATSHMLPRDVVQAHESGDLHFHDLDYSPFFPMFNCMLIDLQGMLTHGFKMGNAEIDTPKSISTATAVTAQIIAQVASHIYGGTTINRIDEVLAPYVTISWQKHREVAEEWGIADVEAYAMARTEKECYDAFQSLEYEVNTLHTANGQTPFVTFGFGLGDSWQSRMIQRAILSNRIAGLGKNKKTAVFPKLVFAIRDGLNHKQGDPNYDIKRLALECASKRMYPDILNYDQVVKVTGSFKTPMGCRSFLGAYEENGELIHEGRNNLGVVSLNLPRIALKSRDEADFWDKLDAALRVAKKALMYRIERLDGVKARVAPILYMEGACGVRLKADDNVSEIFKNGRASISLGYIGVHETINALFGDSVHLFDSAELQQKAIAIIERLKAATDEWKEETGYGFSLYSTPSENLCSRFCRIDAKEFGVVPGVTDKGYYTNSFHLDVEKQVNPYDKLDFEAPYPPIASGGFICYGEYPNIQHNLEALENVWDYSYDKVPYYGTNTPIDECYDCGFTGEFECTSKGFTCPRCGNHDPAKVSVTRRVCGYLGSPDARPFNAGKQEEVKRRVKHM